Proteins encoded together in one Impatiens glandulifera chromosome 1, dImpGla2.1, whole genome shotgun sequence window:
- the LOC124910390 gene encoding alpha/beta hydrolase domain-containing protein 17B-like, whose translation MGGVTSSMAAKLAFFPPSPPSYKLISDNSTGLLLLDPFPHRENIEILKLPTRRGTEIVAAYVRYPMASSTLLYSHGNAADIGQMYELFIELSINLKVNLLGYDYSGYGQSSGKPSEHNTYADIEAAYKCLEENFGAKQEEVILYGQSVGSGPTLDLASRLPKLRAVILHSPILSGLRVMYPVKRTYWFDIYKNIDKIPLVKCPVLIAHGTADDVVDCSHGKQLWELCQEKYEPLWIKGGNHCDLELYPDYIRHVKKFVTFVEKPPSHRMMMSSRKSIDRPEHSRKSTDCYEAPRKSMDNRREKPRKSIDRSEKMKFHEFIFENNNEKPAKSKMGFERMERSRKSMEYHEKSRKSMDQQMERARKSVDWLDRIRVV comes from the exons ATGGGAGGAGTCACTTCGTCCATGGCGGCCAAGTTGGCCTTCTTTCCGCCCAGTCCACCGTCTTACAAGCTCATTTCTGACAACTCCACTGGCCTCTTGCTCTTGGACCCTTTTCCCCATCGGGAAAATATTGAAATCCTTAAACTTCCCACTCGCCGCGGCACTGAGATCGTGGCTGCTTACGTTCGCTATCCTATGGCTTCTTCTACTCTGCTCTATTCTCATGGAAACGCTGCGGATATTGGCCAGATGTACGAACTTTTCATCGAGCTCAGCATTAACCTAAAAGTCAATCTTCTAGG GTATGATTATTCAGGCTATGGGCAGTCATCTGGAAAG CCAAGCGAGCATAATACCTATGCTGACATAGAAGCTGCGTATAAGTGTCTTGAGGAGAACTTTGGTGCTAAGCAAGAAGAGGTGATCCTCTATGGACAATCTGTGGGAAGTGGCCCTACTTTGGACCTTGCGTCTCGGTTACCTAAATTAAGAGCTGTTATCTTACACAGTCCTATATTATCTGGTTTGAGGGTCATGTATCCTGTCAAGCGAACCTATTGGTTCGATATCTACAAG AACATTGACAAAATACCGTTGGTGAAGTGTCCTGTCTTAATTGCCCAC GGAACTGCTGACGATGTTGTGGACTGTTCTCATGGTAAACAACTATGGGAATTGTGTCAGGAAAAATATGAACCTTTGTGGATCAAAGGAGGCAACCACTGTGACTTAGAATTGTACCCAGATTACATTCGGCATGTGAAGAAGTTTGTAACGTTTGTGGAGAAGCCTCCTTCACATAGGATGATGATGAGTTCGAGGAAAAGCATAGACAGGCCGGAACATTCTAGAAAGAGTACAGATTGCTATGAAGCTCCAAGGAAGAGCATGGACAACAGGAGGGAGAAACCAAGGAAAAGCATTGATAGGTCAGAGAAAATGAAATTTCATGAATTCATATTTGAGAATAATAACGAAAAGCCTGCAAAATCGAAGATGGGGTTTGAACGAATGGAGAGGTCGCGAAAGAGCATGGAGTACCATGAGAAATCACGGAAGAGCATGGACCAGCAGATGGAAAGGGCGAGGAAGAGTGTTGATTGGTTGGATAGAATAAGGGTCGTGTGA